A genome region from Tolypothrix sp. PCC 7712 includes the following:
- a CDS encoding class I SAM-dependent methyltransferase → MPNVVISQTDIEHLKVIRHNVVEFMKYASANYAKHPGRLLDIAPQIHEGAEPFFQNSIIIDTFDINPKSGCTYIGDICGFNSSIPNETYDYIVCTEVLEHTLQPFSAVNEMWRILKPGGLLFLSTPFNFRIHGPLPDCWRFTEHGLRALLNKFAIVELNSIETLDRALMPIQYTIIAQKN, encoded by the coding sequence ATGCCAAATGTTGTTATTAGCCAAACAGATATAGAACATTTAAAAGTAATTCGTCATAATGTTGTTGAGTTTATGAAATATGCTTCAGCTAATTATGCCAAGCATCCAGGAAGATTACTAGACATTGCACCTCAAATTCATGAAGGTGCAGAACCTTTCTTTCAAAATTCGATTATTATAGATACTTTTGACATAAATCCTAAATCTGGATGTACTTATATTGGTGATATTTGCGGGTTTAATAGTTCTATACCTAATGAAACTTACGATTACATAGTATGTACAGAGGTATTAGAACATACCCTACAGCCTTTTAGTGCTGTAAATGAGATGTGGAGAATATTGAAGCCTGGTGGTTTGCTTTTCCTCAGCACTCCATTCAATTTTAGAATTCATGGTCCATTACCAGACTGTTGGCGATTTACTGAACATGGTCTAAGAGCTTTGTTAAATAAATTTGCAATAGTGGAATTGAATAGCATAGAAACCTTAGATAGAGCACTTATGCCGATTCAATATACAATCATTGCACAAAAAAATTAA
- a CDS encoding ABC transporter ATP-binding protein, which yields MSETIIKVEKVSKKYIIGHQQQERYTAIRDVITYKTKALLNPFKSKYKAQNNQEEFWALKDVSFEIKQGERVGIIGRNGAGKSTLLKILSRITEPTAGRINIKGRVASLLEVGTGFHPELTGRENIYLNGAILGMSKAEIQRKFDEIVTFAEIEKFLDTPVKRYSSGMYVRLAFAVAAHLEPEILIVDEVLAVGDAQFQKKCLGKMDDVSKEGRTVLFVSHNMTALQSLCNRSIWMNNGKVLEDGLSSFVISNYLAKSASAVTEQVWDKEKEAPGNNNVRLHRVSVCPEPGNPSDEMNVSTPIRLEFEYWNFIPDANLNLSLVIYDLQDICIFNTVSESKVSPQGLIKGICHIPGDFLNDGTYRVRILIVKDTSIVVFNHDNILMFEIADIERPGSWYGKWMGAVRPNFIWEIDFKSQNSTIKLSCNQANESN from the coding sequence ATGTCTGAAACTATTATTAAAGTTGAAAAAGTTAGTAAAAAATATATTATTGGTCATCAGCAGCAGGAACGTTATACTGCTATTCGGGATGTGATTACCTATAAAACTAAAGCTTTACTTAATCCGTTTAAAAGCAAATATAAAGCCCAAAATAATCAAGAAGAATTTTGGGCTTTAAAGGATGTTTCATTTGAAATTAAACAGGGTGAAAGAGTTGGCATTATTGGGCGTAATGGAGCGGGTAAATCAACATTATTAAAGATTTTAAGCAGGATTACAGAACCTACAGCCGGACGCATCAACATTAAAGGAAGAGTTGCAAGTTTGTTAGAAGTGGGGACAGGGTTTCATCCAGAGTTGACAGGACGAGAGAATATTTATCTTAATGGCGCAATTCTGGGTATGAGTAAAGCAGAAATTCAGCGTAAGTTTGATGAAATTGTGACGTTTGCTGAGATTGAAAAATTTTTAGATACACCAGTCAAACGTTATTCTTCCGGAATGTATGTGCGGTTGGCGTTTGCGGTGGCGGCGCACTTAGAACCAGAGATTTTGATTGTAGATGAAGTATTAGCTGTCGGAGATGCACAGTTTCAGAAGAAATGTTTAGGTAAAATGGATGATGTTAGCAAAGAAGGCCGAACAGTATTATTTGTCAGTCACAATATGACGGCTTTGCAAAGTCTATGCAATCGTTCTATATGGATGAATAATGGCAAAGTTTTAGAAGATGGCTTATCGAGTTTTGTAATATCTAATTATTTGGCTAAATCTGCTTCGGCAGTAACAGAACAAGTATGGGATAAAGAGAAGGAAGCGCCAGGTAACAATAATGTCAGATTACATCGTGTATCTGTGTGTCCAGAGCCGGGAAATCCATCTGATGAAATGAATGTTTCTACTCCTATTCGGCTAGAGTTTGAATATTGGAATTTCATACCCGATGCAAATTTAAATTTAAGTTTAGTTATTTATGATCTTCAAGATATCTGTATTTTTAATACTGTATCAGAATCAAAAGTTTCTCCACAGGGATTAATAAAAGGAATATGCCATATTCCTGGTGATTTTTTAAATGATGGAACTTATAGAGTTAGGATTTTAATTGTTAAAGATACATCTATCGTTGTTTTTAATCACGATAATATATTGATGTTTGAAATTGCTGACATTGAAAGACCAGGTAGCTGGTATGGTAAATGGATGGGCGCAGTTCGCCCTAATTTTATATGGGAAATAGATTTTAAAAGCCAGAATTCAACTATTAAATTATCATGTAATCAAGCAAATGAAAGTAATTAA
- a CDS encoding GumC family protein, which yields MMENNLTKPSTYERNGSAIHQAFSPQITAWFDKDSNDWDLRQFLSVVQRRMLIIVGVATVVMAAVGYSTLKQKPIYESNFRLLVEPVNEEKSLSQLTIDPSSSGKSGSLDYESQIQVLKSPELMISIVKEIQKIYPNINYDSLMALLTIRRLGQTKIIEVRFKSEDPRQIKVVLDIIAKSYLEYSLQKRQTKLRQGVQFVEKQLPSIKNRVDSLQKELQLFRQRYDFISPEAQATQIASQVQALKTQRLAIDQQLAMSRASFANMKGEQGELAAISNTSVYQQLIAQIRQLDAQIAGEQTRFQEDSPPIQSLRQKKENLLPLLEEEAKRTLGVKFAEIATQVQTLEVQSQELKKVEIQVDREVKLLPVLSRRYTELQRELQIATESLNRFLTTRETLQIQVAQTELPWELIQGAFEPGQPISANIQRSLTLGFIASLLLGVGISLLLEKVDNTYHTADSLKEKIKLPLLGTLPFDRKIQDSRYHNSENKVLEKILPKNVSRKMPKMSHILQRRSSSDRYYGQGRFWESLQVLYSNIQLLSSDQPIHSLVISSALPGDGKSTVSFQLAQIAAAMGKKVLLVDADLRRPQVHELADLSNLWGLSSLISTNIPIGQVIRQMPTMNNLSVITSGPIPPDPARLLSSEKMKQLMGYFNRTFDLVIYDMPPIVGLVDARMIAPYTDGVVMVVRLDKTDKSGLMQAQDSLKLSPVNILGIVANGDKTKYKGYKHYYKYS from the coding sequence ATGATGGAGAACAATTTAACTAAACCTTCAACTTACGAGCGCAATGGAAGTGCGATACACCAAGCATTTTCACCTCAGATTACGGCATGGTTTGACAAGGATAGTAATGATTGGGACTTACGACAATTCCTCAGTGTTGTACAGCGACGCATGTTGATTATTGTAGGAGTAGCAACTGTGGTCATGGCTGCTGTGGGCTACTCTACATTAAAGCAAAAACCTATCTATGAAAGTAATTTTCGACTTTTAGTAGAACCTGTAAATGAAGAGAAATCTTTGTCACAACTCACCATTGATCCTAGTAGCTCAGGTAAATCTGGTAGTTTAGATTACGAAAGCCAAATACAAGTTCTCAAAAGCCCAGAATTGATGATAAGCATTGTCAAAGAGATACAGAAAATTTATCCAAATATAAATTATGATTCTCTAATGGCATTGTTAACAATTCGTCGTTTAGGACAGACGAAAATTATAGAGGTACGATTCAAAAGTGAAGACCCTCGGCAGATTAAAGTAGTTCTAGATATCATTGCTAAATCTTATTTAGAATATAGTCTACAAAAGCGCCAAACCAAGTTAAGGCAAGGTGTACAGTTTGTTGAGAAACAACTACCAAGTATTAAAAATAGAGTAGATAGTTTGCAAAAAGAGCTGCAATTGTTCCGCCAAAGGTATGATTTTATTAGTCCAGAAGCCCAGGCAACACAAATTGCCAGTCAAGTGCAAGCCTTGAAAACCCAAAGATTAGCAATTGATCAACAATTAGCTATGTCTCGTGCCAGTTTTGCCAATATGAAAGGGGAACAAGGAGAACTAGCCGCGATCAGCAATACATCTGTATATCAACAATTAATTGCTCAGATCCGTCAATTAGACGCTCAAATAGCTGGAGAACAAACTCGGTTTCAAGAAGATAGCCCACCTATCCAAAGTTTAAGGCAGAAAAAAGAAAATTTATTGCCATTATTAGAAGAAGAAGCCAAGAGAACTTTAGGTGTTAAATTTGCTGAGATAGCTACTCAAGTTCAGACTTTAGAAGTACAAAGCCAAGAATTAAAGAAAGTAGAAATCCAAGTTGATCGAGAAGTTAAACTATTACCAGTTTTATCGCGAAGATATACAGAACTGCAGAGAGAGCTACAAATTGCCACCGAGAGCCTGAATCGGTTTTTAACTACTCGGGAAACGCTACAAATTCAGGTGGCTCAGACAGAACTACCTTGGGAGTTAATTCAAGGAGCATTTGAGCCTGGACAACCAATATCTGCTAATATTCAACGTAGCTTAACGTTAGGTTTTATTGCTAGTTTACTTTTAGGTGTTGGCATTAGCTTGCTACTAGAGAAGGTAGATAATACATACCATACTGCTGACAGTCTCAAAGAAAAAATCAAACTACCTTTGCTGGGAACTTTGCCTTTTGATAGAAAAATCCAAGATAGTCGATATCACAATTCTGAGAACAAAGTTTTGGAAAAAATCTTACCGAAAAATGTTTCCCGCAAAATGCCAAAAATGTCTCATATATTACAACGCCGCTCGTCTAGCGATCGCTATTACGGTCAAGGCAGATTTTGGGAATCTTTACAGGTACTGTATTCAAATATTCAACTACTCAGTTCCGATCAACCAATTCACTCTTTAGTTATTAGTTCAGCATTACCAGGAGACGGCAAATCTACAGTTTCATTCCAACTAGCCCAAATAGCAGCAGCAATGGGCAAAAAAGTACTACTTGTAGATGCTGATTTACGCCGACCCCAAGTTCATGAATTAGCCGATCTAAGTAACCTGTGGGGGTTAAGCAGTTTAATTTCCACGAATATCCCCATAGGACAGGTAATCAGGCAAATGCCAACGATGAACAACTTATCTGTGATTACTTCGGGGCCAATACCGCCCGATCCTGCAAGGTTGCTTTCTTCAGAAAAAATGAAGCAACTAATGGGCTATTTCAATAGAACTTTTGACTTAGTTATTTATGATATGCCGCCGATAGTAGGATTAGTTGATGCGAGAATGATCGCACCCTACACTGACGGGGTAGTGATGGTAGTAAGGTTAGACAAAACAGATAAATCGGGGCTAATGCAAGCTCAAGATAGTCTAAAACTCTCTCCCGTCAATATTTTAGGCATCGTTGCTAACGGAGATAAGACTAAGTACAAAGGCTACAAACATTACTATAAATATAGTTAA
- a CDS encoding TylF/MycF/NovP-related O-methyltransferase encodes MIKVKKPSILPALNGDLLKRANLFKFIREFIEAANMSDGYYMEFGVLNGEAMIDAYRQFRGVVSHYLGFDSFEGLPDLKESDQEAQEYTPYFYKGNFKSMPIDYVKNNIISCSRMQEEELTLVKGFFSEVLPKLEKAILREKGIPHVIYIDCDLYSSTLDVLNFIDDLVVTGTWILFDDYWCYRGSPLYGQQKAIQEWLNGHERIGLSEYSNFNGFGRAFIAYEK; translated from the coding sequence ATGATAAAAGTTAAAAAACCATCCATACTTCCAGCATTAAATGGCGACCTGCTTAAAAGAGCTAATCTCTTCAAATTTATCAGGGAATTTATAGAAGCAGCTAACATGTCTGATGGCTACTATATGGAGTTTGGCGTACTTAATGGTGAGGCTATGATCGATGCTTATCGACAGTTCCGAGGTGTTGTCTCACATTATTTAGGATTTGATTCATTCGAGGGACTTCCAGATCTCAAAGAATCTGACCAAGAAGCTCAAGAATATACTCCTTATTTTTATAAGGGTAATTTTAAATCTATGCCTATAGACTATGTTAAAAATAACATCATCAGTTGCTCAAGAATGCAAGAAGAAGAATTAACCTTAGTTAAAGGTTTTTTTTCAGAAGTGCTTCCGAAACTAGAAAAAGCTATTCTGCGTGAGAAGGGAATTCCTCACGTTATTTATATTGATTGCGATCTCTACTCTTCTACATTGGATGTATTAAATTTTATTGATGATCTGGTTGTCACTGGGACTTGGATTTTATTTGATGACTACTGGTGCTACCGAGGATCTCCTCTTTATGGTCAACAAAAGGCAATCCAAGAGTGGTTAAACGGTCATGAGCGAATAGGGCTTTCTGAATACTCTAATTTTAATGGCTTTGGTAGAGCTTTTATTGCGTATGAAAAGTAG
- a CDS encoding ATP-grasp domain-containing protein — MVYKVLVFPGGTEIGLEIQKSLLHCKDIQIYSAGSRISNHASLVFKNHFIIPSVSETDWLNSLNEIIIHEGIDYIFPAHDDVIVALAENIKSLKAKIVSSPQETCLITRSKSATYRLLADIIPVPKLYIDIEQISTYPVFLKPDKGQGSQGTQLIDNQEYLYQYLHNNQQQNLIFMEYLPGDEYTIDCFSDRDRGLLFCSGRERSRIRSGISMNSKTVHNQSEIFQKYACLIAEKLCFHGAWFFQLKKDQYGIYKLLEIAPRIAGTMAVHRVKGINFPLLSIYEQERIPIEILINQIDVSIDRALINRYKHHIEYNKVYVDLDDTLILNGKLNLELIKFLYQCLNRDINIILITKHKGDVKETLSKYRIFSIFDQIIHIDSRSSKADYICDDKSILIDDSFSERKDVSKRLGILTFDCSMLEMLLDERN, encoded by the coding sequence TTGGTATATAAAGTATTAGTATTTCCAGGTGGTACAGAGATTGGATTGGAAATTCAAAAATCACTTTTGCATTGTAAGGATATCCAAATATATTCAGCTGGAAGTAGAATTTCAAATCATGCCTCTCTTGTGTTCAAAAATCACTTCATCATTCCGTCGGTTTCTGAGACAGATTGGTTAAACAGCTTAAATGAAATCATTATTCATGAAGGGATAGACTATATCTTTCCTGCTCATGATGATGTAATTGTGGCTTTAGCCGAAAATATAAAGTCTCTTAAAGCAAAAATTGTATCATCTCCGCAGGAAACTTGCTTAATTACCCGTTCAAAATCAGCAACATATCGTTTACTGGCAGATATAATTCCTGTTCCCAAATTATATATAGATATTGAACAAATAAGCACCTATCCTGTATTTCTGAAACCCGATAAAGGTCAAGGCTCTCAAGGTACTCAACTTATTGATAATCAAGAATATTTATACCAGTATTTACATAATAATCAACAACAAAATCTAATCTTCATGGAATATCTACCTGGAGATGAATATACAATAGACTGTTTCTCAGATAGAGATAGAGGTCTATTATTTTGTAGTGGTAGAGAGAGATCCAGAATTAGAAGTGGCATATCTATGAACAGTAAAACTGTTCATAACCAATCTGAGATATTTCAAAAGTATGCCTGCCTGATAGCAGAAAAATTATGTTTTCATGGAGCATGGTTTTTTCAACTCAAAAAGGATCAATATGGTATTTATAAGTTACTTGAAATTGCACCTAGAATTGCTGGTACTATGGCTGTTCATAGAGTTAAGGGAATTAACTTTCCTCTTTTAAGCATTTATGAACAGGAAAGAATACCAATTGAAATACTTATAAATCAAATTGACGTAAGTATTGACAGAGCTTTGATAAACCGTTACAAACATCATATCGAGTATAACAAGGTCTATGTTGATTTAGATGACACTCTAATTTTGAATGGAAAATTGAATTTAGAGCTAATCAAGTTTTTATATCAGTGCCTCAATCGAGATATTAATATAATTTTGATCACTAAGCATAAAGGTGATGTGAAAGAGACACTCAGTAAATATAGAATATTCAGTATATTTGATCAAATAATTCATATTGATAGTAGATCAAGTAAAGCAGATTATATTTGCGACGATAAATCAATCTTAATTGATGACAGCTTCAGTGAGCGCAAAGATGTTAGCAAACGCCTTGGTATTTTGACTTTTGATTGTAGTATGTTAGAAATGTTACTAGATGAAAGGAATTAG
- a CDS encoding class I SAM-dependent methyltransferase, whose translation MKVIKKAYNLVKSFSTEKQHHIAIKNADNAIKNFQHPYQLNVGCGNIKFQGWVNIDLAFVPNVTDIIWDASQKFSFLKDESCSLIYNEHFLEHLDIGQGLNFLSECYRLLNPSGVLRIAMPSLDYVVQKYNSENWRNQDWLSWKEYKFIQTRAEMINVAFRSWGHQWLYDQEELERRLYEVGFKELRNVQWGISEISELNNRETRTDSMLICEAKK comes from the coding sequence ATGAAAGTAATTAAAAAAGCATATAATTTAGTAAAATCTTTTTCAACGGAAAAACAACATCATATAGCTATTAAGAATGCTGATAATGCCATTAAAAATTTTCAGCATCCCTATCAACTAAATGTGGGTTGTGGAAATATTAAATTTCAAGGATGGGTAAATATAGATTTAGCATTTGTTCCTAATGTTACCGATATCATTTGGGACGCATCTCAAAAATTTTCCTTTTTAAAAGATGAATCTTGTTCATTAATTTATAATGAACACTTTTTGGAACATCTAGACATTGGACAAGGCTTGAATTTTTTATCTGAATGTTATCGATTACTAAATCCAAGTGGTGTTTTACGTATTGCAATGCCATCTCTTGATTATGTAGTTCAAAAATATAATTCTGAAAACTGGCGTAATCAAGATTGGTTAAGCTGGAAAGAATATAAGTTTATTCAAACACGTGCGGAGATGATAAATGTAGCATTTCGATCGTGGGGACATCAATGGTTATATGATCAAGAAGAGCTAGAACGTAGATTATACGAGGTGGGTTTTAAGGAATTAAGAAATGTGCAATGGGGTATCAGTGAAATATCAGAATTGAACAATAGAGAAACTCGTACAGACTCAATGCTGATTTGCGAAGCTAAAAAATAA
- a CDS encoding glycosyltransferase family 4 protein: protein MTFSEWLKKSLLTISTNKGAQNQQFFTPDRDLLLSDKVNFDHIKEQNEEDFNKFVLPSIVPSQSLSMNTTWYEQPLKLSVITEFFPPDYAATGQLIEELVRQLGKQGVNIEVFTGQPGYAFGTSYAPAIEQVGRVRIRRSRTAQLWSRRVRGKAINGILFTLRAVLHLVRCCRRHDVVLLTSAPPFLPIVGYLAHLFFKLSYVCLIYDIYPDIAIALGVIPKNHWLARFWQTINKKVWQKAKGIVVLSPAMKQRVVAVCPEVADKVSVIHSWGDPDLIVPMVKKDNWFATKYNLVHKFTVLYSGNMGRCHDMDTILAAAKQLQDEPIQFVCIGGGAKHDSVIQAVNRLGLSNFLFLPYQDKEVLPYSLTACDLSLVSVEAGMESLVAPSKLYPALATGRPIAAICSEYSYLRQIIADAQCGASFENGDSYGLVEFIRLLNSDKQLAERMGMASRRYLQSHFTPEIIAKQYLRVLRQAVS from the coding sequence ATGACATTCAGTGAATGGCTGAAGAAATCGTTGCTAACCATCTCGACAAACAAAGGTGCTCAGAATCAGCAATTTTTTACTCCTGATAGAGACTTATTGTTAAGTGATAAAGTTAACTTCGATCATATAAAAGAGCAGAATGAGGAGGACTTTAACAAGTTTGTACTGCCTTCAATAGTCCCTAGTCAGTCTCTATCAATGAATACAACTTGGTATGAGCAACCGCTGAAATTATCTGTGATTACTGAGTTTTTTCCCCCAGACTACGCTGCTACAGGACAGTTGATTGAGGAACTGGTAAGACAGTTAGGTAAACAAGGAGTAAACATTGAGGTGTTTACAGGTCAGCCGGGGTATGCGTTTGGAACTTCCTATGCTCCTGCCATAGAACAAGTAGGTCGAGTTAGAATTAGGCGATCGCGCACTGCTCAACTTTGGTCGCGGCGAGTTCGTGGTAAAGCGATCAACGGTATCTTGTTTACCTTGCGTGCTGTGCTGCATCTAGTTAGATGTTGCCGTCGCCATGATGTAGTGTTGTTAACCTCAGCCCCACCATTTTTACCAATTGTGGGATATCTGGCTCACCTGTTTTTTAAGCTTTCTTATGTCTGCTTAATTTATGATATTTATCCCGATATTGCGATCGCCTTAGGAGTAATCCCTAAAAATCATTGGCTAGCAAGATTTTGGCAAACCATAAATAAAAAGGTTTGGCAAAAAGCTAAAGGAATAGTGGTGCTAAGTCCAGCGATGAAGCAGCGGGTAGTGGCAGTTTGTCCAGAGGTAGCAGATAAGGTATCTGTAATTCACAGTTGGGGAGATCCTGACTTGATTGTGCCAATGGTCAAAAAAGATAACTGGTTTGCAACGAAATATAACTTAGTTCATAAATTTACTGTTCTTTATTCGGGTAACATGGGTCGGTGTCATGATATGGACACCATATTGGCAGCAGCCAAACAACTGCAAGATGAGCCGATTCAGTTCGTTTGTATTGGAGGTGGTGCAAAACACGACAGTGTAATCCAAGCAGTCAATCGACTTGGGTTAAGTAATTTTTTGTTTTTACCCTATCAAGATAAAGAAGTACTGCCTTACTCTCTAACAGCTTGCGATCTCTCCTTAGTTAGTGTAGAAGCTGGTATGGAAAGTTTAGTTGCACCCAGCAAACTTTACCCAGCATTAGCAACAGGGCGACCTATTGCTGCAATTTGTTCAGAGTATTCTTATTTAAGGCAAATCATCGCAGATGCCCAATGTGGTGCTAGTTTCGAGAATGGTGACAGTTATGGATTAGTTGAATTTATTCGCTTATTGAACAGTGACAAACAATTAGCAGAACGCATGGGTATGGCATCTCGTCGGTATTTGCAGTCGCATTTTACGCCCGAGATTATTGCTAAACAATATTTAAGAGTTCTCCGACAAGCTGTTTCTTAA
- a CDS encoding GDP-mannose 4,6-dehydratase, with protein sequence MKKALICGISGQDGAYLAQLLLNQGYSVCGTSRDAQISSFQNLLHLGIREQVKLESMALTDFRSVLQVLTKIQPDEIYNLAGQSSVGLSFGQPVETLESIATGTLNLLEAVRFLGKRIKLYNAGSSECFGDTGEMAADETTPFRPRSPYAVAKATAFWEVANYREAYGLFACSGILFNHESPLRPERFVTQKIVATACRIAQGGTEQLYLGNMQIQRDWGWAPEYVEAMYLMLQQQQPDDYVIATGESTSLEDFVAAAFASVNLDWQEHTVIDNSLLRPTDLAVGRGNPAKAANNLGWQAKYKMKDVVQMMVEARLAKS encoded by the coding sequence ATGAAAAAAGCGCTTATTTGTGGAATATCTGGACAAGACGGAGCCTATCTAGCGCAGTTACTTCTCAATCAAGGCTACTCAGTCTGCGGTACTTCCCGTGATGCTCAAATTTCATCTTTTCAAAATTTACTTCACTTAGGAATTCGAGAGCAAGTAAAGCTAGAGTCAATGGCTTTAACTGACTTTCGCAGCGTCTTACAGGTACTGACAAAAATCCAACCAGATGAAATCTACAACTTAGCAGGGCAAAGTTCAGTTGGTCTATCTTTTGGACAACCAGTAGAAACCTTAGAAAGTATAGCCACAGGTACGCTCAACTTGTTAGAAGCTGTTCGCTTTTTAGGTAAACGGATCAAGCTCTACAATGCCGGTTCTAGCGAGTGTTTTGGTGATACTGGCGAAATGGCAGCAGATGAAACTACTCCATTCCGTCCCAGAAGTCCTTATGCTGTAGCTAAAGCCACTGCATTTTGGGAAGTTGCTAACTACCGAGAAGCTTATGGTTTATTCGCCTGTTCGGGAATTTTGTTTAATCATGAATCTCCCCTTCGACCAGAAAGATTTGTAACTCAAAAAATTGTGGCTACTGCTTGTCGCATTGCTCAAGGTGGTACTGAGCAACTTTATTTGGGAAATATGCAGATTCAACGTGACTGGGGTTGGGCACCAGAATATGTGGAAGCAATGTATTTAATGTTGCAACAACAACAGCCTGATGATTATGTAATTGCTACCGGAGAAAGTACTTCACTAGAGGATTTTGTTGCCGCAGCCTTTGCATCAGTCAACTTAGATTGGCAAGAACATACTGTTATAGATAATAGCCTCCTGCGACCTACAGATTTAGCAGTGGGTAGAGGTAATCCAGCCAAGGCTGCAAACAACCTGGGATGGCAAGCGAAATACAAGATGAAAGATGTAGTGCAGATGATGGTGGAAGCAAGGTTAGCTAAGTCATGA
- a CDS encoding ABC transporter permease, whose product MKDNIHQPSLVIEAGRTEQQYWKDLWRYRELFYFLAWRDILVRYKQTAIGIAWALIRPFLTMVVFTVVFGQLAKLPSQGAPYPILVFSAMLPWQFFSNALSECSNSVVSNGNLISKVYFPRLIVPVSAIAVSFVDFLISGMILLGLMAWYNFVPTWRILTLPLFICIAFAASMGVGLWLASLNVKYRDFRYIVPFIMQFGLYISPVGFSSSIVPEQWRFVYSLNPMVGVIDGFRWAILGGEAKLYLPGFILSLGLVILLFISGIWYFRKTEKNFADVI is encoded by the coding sequence ATGAAAGACAACATTCATCAACCCAGTTTAGTAATTGAAGCTGGACGCACAGAACAGCAATATTGGAAAGACTTATGGCGCTATCGGGAGTTATTTTACTTCTTAGCATGGCGAGACATTTTAGTGAGATACAAACAAACGGCGATTGGGATTGCTTGGGCACTCATTCGTCCGTTTCTCACAATGGTGGTGTTTACAGTCGTGTTTGGACAGTTAGCAAAGTTACCTTCTCAAGGTGCGCCTTATCCAATCCTAGTGTTTTCCGCCATGTTACCTTGGCAATTCTTCTCCAACGCTCTCTCAGAGTGCAGTAATAGCGTAGTTAGTAATGGCAATCTAATTTCCAAAGTCTATTTTCCTCGATTAATCGTACCTGTAAGTGCGATCGCAGTCAGCTTTGTAGACTTTCTAATTTCTGGGATGATTTTGTTGGGATTAATGGCTTGGTATAACTTTGTTCCTACCTGGCGAATTCTCACACTGCCATTATTTATTTGTATTGCCTTTGCTGCTTCAATGGGTGTCGGATTATGGCTGGCTTCTTTAAATGTGAAGTATCGCGACTTTCGTTATATTGTGCCGTTTATTATGCAATTTGGCTTATATATCTCGCCCGTCGGATTCAGCAGTAGTATTGTCCCAGAACAGTGGCGGTTTGTTTATTCCTTAAACCCAATGGTAGGTGTGATTGATGGTTTCCGTTGGGCAATTTTAGGTGGTGAAGCAAAGTTATATCTACCTGGGTTTATTTTATCTTTGGGGTTAGTAATATTACTATTCATAAGTGGCATTTGGTATTTCCGTAAGACGGAAAAGAACTTCGCAGATGTGATATAA